The following DNA comes from Chitinophaga nivalis.
CTCTATGGTGAGATATCCCATTACCGCTTCTCCGGAAGACCGGTGGTATCAACAGTCATAGAGAGATAACCAATAATATTTTTTTATACTCATCCGGAACGATTGTTCCGAATAAAAACAACACGATGAAAACAAATACATCGATTCAAGAGGTACTTGAAAAATTCCTGCAAAAACTGATCGTAGAAAGAGACGTTCCCGGATTGCTGGAACTGTATGCAGCAAACGTAGACTGGGATATTCCCGGTAATACAGCAGTGGCGCCCTGGGTGGGTAGCCGCTCAACGAAAGCGGAAATAGCATCATTCTATGAACAATTGTATACCGCCGTGGAACCCGTTTCTTTAGACGTAAGGGATCGGTTCTTCCTGGACAACAAAGCCATTGTTACCGGCAGATTAGCGAGCCGGATTAAAAAG
Coding sequences within:
- a CDS encoding nuclear transport factor 2 family protein, coding for MKTNTSIQEVLEKFLQKLIVERDVPGLLELYAANVDWDIPGNTAVAPWVGSRSTKAEIASFYEQLYTAVEPVSLDVRDRFFLDNKAIVTGRLASRIKKTNKIFDSEFTLHFTIENGLIIQYRMLEDSYALVLAATA